The following are encoded together in the Poseidonibacter lekithochrous genome:
- a CDS encoding response regulator transcription factor — MSDLITRVLLVEDEEDAREILEFYLDTIFDEVEIACDGQEGLDLYTKSYEENKAFDLVLTDIKMPNKDGLSMIDDITALNENQKFIIVSAYKDEEYLFRSIGLNVISYFVKPLEVKNIMEMLKKVKTKVLEDKSKQEVQVELINLNETYSFNTKTNLLYKGEELINLSKKETLLIQALITNIKEIKTKEFLKEFIWNDDKTSDATMRTVIKRVKDKVADDDFIVSKKGLGYIVE; from the coding sequence ATGAGTGATTTAATTACAAGAGTATTATTAGTAGAAGATGAAGAAGACGCAAGGGAAATATTAGAGTTTTACCTTGATACAATATTTGATGAAGTAGAAATTGCCTGTGATGGACAAGAAGGGCTAGATCTTTATACTAAATCATATGAAGAAAACAAAGCTTTTGATTTAGTTTTAACAGATATCAAAATGCCAAATAAAGATGGTCTATCAATGATAGATGATATTACGGCACTAAATGAAAATCAAAAGTTCATAATCGTATCAGCATACAAAGATGAAGAATACTTATTTAGATCAATTGGTCTAAATGTAATATCTTATTTTGTAAAACCATTAGAAGTAAAAAACATAATGGAAATGCTAAAAAAAGTAAAAACAAAAGTCCTAGAAGATAAATCAAAACAAGAAGTCCAAGTAGAGCTAATAAACCTAAATGAAACATACTCTTTTAATACAAAAACAAATCTTCTATATAAAGGCGAAGAGTTGATTAACCTTTCAAAAAAAGAGACTTTATTAATCCAAGCACTAATCACAAATATAAAAGAGATAAAAACAAAAGAATTCCTAAAAGAGTTCATCTGGAATGATGATAAAACCTCAGATGCAACAATGCGTACGGTTATCAAAAGAGTAAAAGATAAAGTTGCTGATGATGACTTTATAGTTTCTAAGAAGGGTTTGGGGTATATTGTTGAGTAG
- a CDS encoding type II toxin-antitoxin system HipA family toxin, translated as MIYIINNNKSLGVLTQDHQTKEITFKYNDGITNEEYIHGLTKEVNTSFYLFPVFENMLPEHDQKKLLVSQNDITNDIDILAYLDNIHGSFEFYTDETIKQFEPEEWETFNFNEKAKEILNNDYEFPNILSDYTLDIDPSTLYPTELANSRVIGLSGYQYKFSVLLDDKTKTITHDSSKSSNYFMKPYSKYYSTFMPRDKARSYIPYLLINEHLFMTIARDFGFDVPYSAIIKHGVDYHYIIKRYDRYKHSKIDHTEILTLMNKESEQKYKVSMQDVFEAAQEYLDNDEQLKLLKFIIFSIVIAHGDLHAKNLSLINSSNDQKDEKKQVSPFYDISTTKIYKDTKTNDIGLKVLNKTFKINREFLLKFADLLNIDREIVKEYINEICSKFKDTFLNYVDTLPSEIKGLPFHKSAYSQNPFEVILKNYYEGRIKYINEYLLDKDTILEEEEDDFWD; from the coding sequence ATGATATACATTATTAACAACAATAAATCTCTTGGTGTATTAACACAAGACCATCAAACAAAAGAGATTACTTTTAAATACAATGATGGAATCACAAATGAAGAGTATATACATGGATTAACAAAAGAAGTTAATACTTCATTCTACCTATTTCCTGTTTTTGAAAATATGCTACCAGAACATGACCAAAAGAAGCTTTTAGTTAGTCAAAATGACATTACAAACGATATCGATATTCTTGCTTACCTTGATAATATTCATGGCTCTTTTGAATTTTATACAGATGAAACTATTAAACAGTTTGAACCAGAAGAGTGGGAAACATTCAACTTTAATGAAAAAGCAAAAGAAATCCTAAATAATGATTATGAATTCCCCAATATTCTAAGTGATTATACATTAGATATTGATCCCTCCACTTTGTATCCTACTGAGCTTGCAAATAGTAGAGTAATTGGATTATCTGGGTATCAGTATAAGTTTTCTGTATTACTAGATGATAAAACAAAAACTATAACCCACGACTCTTCAAAGTCTAGTAATTATTTCATGAAGCCTTATAGCAAATACTACTCTACTTTTATGCCAAGAGACAAAGCTAGAAGTTATATACCATATTTGCTGATTAATGAACATCTATTTATGACAATTGCAAGAGATTTTGGTTTTGATGTTCCATACAGTGCAATTATTAAACATGGTGTTGATTACCACTATATCATCAAAAGATATGATAGATATAAACACAGTAAAATTGACCACACAGAGATATTAACTCTAATGAATAAAGAAAGTGAGCAAAAATATAAGGTTTCTATGCAAGATGTATTTGAAGCTGCCCAAGAATACCTTGACAATGATGAGCAGTTAAAACTTTTAAAATTCATTATATTTTCAATAGTGATTGCACATGGTGACTTACACGCAAAGAATTTGTCTTTAATAAATTCAAGTAATGATCAAAAAGATGAAAAAAAACAGGTTTCACCATTTTACGACATTTCCACAACTAAAATTTATAAAGATACAAAAACAAACGATATCGGGCTAAAAGTACTTAACAAAACTTTTAAAATAAATAGAGAATTCTTATTGAAGTTTGCAGATCTACTTAATATTGATCGAGAGATTGTAAAAGAGTATATCAATGAGATTTGCAGTAAATTTAAAGATACATTTTTAAATTATGTAGATACATTACCAAGTGAAATAAAAGGTTTACCTTTTCACAAAAGTGCATATTCTCAAAACCCATTTGAAGTTATATTGAAGAACTACTATGAAGGAAGAATTAAGTATATTAATGAGTATTTACTGGATAAAGATACTATTTTAGAAGAGGAAGAAGACGACTTTTGGGATTAA
- a CDS encoding putative quinol monooxygenase has protein sequence MTITRQIIFLAQKDCIEELKAVLKYLLDNTRGTQGCLKFDIYQTKNNPVEFILMESWENEEALSAYFKSETYLDFKNTFNEYTAHVEPFELEVL, from the coding sequence ATGACAATTACAAGACAGATTATATTCCTAGCACAAAAAGATTGTATAGAAGAATTAAAAGCAGTTCTAAAATATTTACTTGACAATACAAGAGGAACACAAGGGTGTCTAAAATTTGATATCTACCAAACAAAAAATAATCCAGTTGAATTTATACTTATGGAGTCTTGGGAGAATGAAGAAGCATTAAGCGCTTACTTTAAATCAGAAACATATTTAGATTTCAAAAATACTTTCAATGAATACACAGCTCACGTAGAACCATTTGAGCTTGAAGTACTATAA
- a CDS encoding TAXI family TRAP transporter solute-binding subunit, with amino-acid sequence MSKISILKKIFVTSAITAAMITGANAAKKETKYVIATASTGGTYYPVGVGIATIASLKLAKKHKTTFSAITSAGSGENVDMLQKGEVNFAILQGLFGSMAWQGKAKYEGAPKKNLRSISMLWQNVEQFTIRKDYAKTGNIMDLKNLYGERFSIGGRSSGSRVSAETIMNSLAIDFNKMNIQYLGYTPSSTALQDGKVDGMNTPSGPPTSAVTNAFASIGNDKIKVLDFDKKNLDAINANYPVWTPFTIKSGTYPGQDKDINTIAQPNLLVVTKDTPAETVYLLTKTIYENLPFLNTVHKATKAMSIQKAIAGLPMPLHPGAAKFYKEQGIKIPATLMAK; translated from the coding sequence ATGTCTAAAATATCAATTTTAAAAAAGATTTTTGTTACATCAGCAATCACAGCAGCTATGATTACTGGTGCAAATGCAGCAAAAAAAGAGACTAAATATGTAATTGCAACAGCAAGTACAGGTGGAACTTATTATCCAGTTGGTGTTGGGATTGCAACAATCGCTTCGTTAAAACTAGCAAAAAAACATAAAACAACTTTTTCAGCTATCACATCTGCAGGTTCAGGTGAAAATGTAGATATGCTACAAAAAGGTGAAGTAAACTTTGCAATTTTACAAGGTTTATTTGGTTCTATGGCTTGGCAAGGTAAAGCTAAATACGAAGGTGCTCCAAAGAAAAATCTTAGATCAATTTCTATGTTATGGCAAAATGTTGAACAGTTTACAATCAGAAAAGATTATGCAAAAACTGGAAACATTATGGATTTAAAAAACCTTTATGGTGAAAGATTCTCAATTGGTGGTAGATCTTCTGGTTCTAGAGTTTCAGCTGAAACTATTATGAATTCACTTGCTATTGATTTTAATAAAATGAATATTCAATACTTAGGATACACTCCAAGTTCAACTGCATTACAAGATGGTAAAGTAGATGGAATGAATACTCCATCAGGTCCTCCAACATCAGCAGTTACAAATGCTTTCGCTTCTATTGGAAATGATAAAATTAAAGTTTTAGATTTTGACAAAAAGAACTTAGACGCAATTAATGCAAACTATCCAGTATGGACTCCCTTTACTATTAAATCTGGAACATACCCAGGACAAGACAAAGATATTAATACAATCGCTCAACCAAACTTACTAGTTGTAACAAAAGATACTCCAGCAGAAACTGTATATCTTTTAACAAAAACAATTTATGAAAACTTACCTTTCTTAAATACAGTACATAAAGCTACAAAAGCTATGTCAATTCAAAAAGCAATTGCTGGGCTTCCAATGCCACTTCACCCAGGTGCAGCAAAATTCTATAAAGAACAAGGTATCAAAATCCCTGCTACTTTAATGGCTAAGTAA
- a CDS encoding TRAP transporter permease: MIKIKYFKEITFVYAIFISLFHFGINIWGGISDLWFNSAHFALLASLGFLTYEAGKNENEVSILNILFAVLSLGTFIYMMAFEESLYAVANGQMRTSDLIVAAMTIGLAIEMVRKSTGYIIPGIIIFCIAYLLFLGQHIDGIFAFAGMNHERFLYRMFYTSEGLFGPIATISSTYVFMFILFAAFLLKSGAGDFIVDVANAVAGKYTGGTGHVAVISSAMMGTISGSAVANTVSTGSITIPMMQKAGFKSKFAAAVEAAASTGGQIMPPIMGAGAFIMAQMTHIPFVTIISVSILPAILYFASIAFYINIHAKEHNVQGEKSDVKILPILREGFHFIIPLSTLVGLLIYGFTPTYSAGIAILAIVFSSYLTKNKRMGIKEILGAFALGAQNMVVTGVLLIAVGIIVGIINISGIGITFSQLIMEWSGNSLLLAIVLIAIASLILGMGLPVTASYVVLSVLSAPALVGLMLSPEMAALVNAGIQIPEVTMYLLSAHLIIFWLSQDSNLTPPVCLAAFAAAAIAKTPPMATGLTAWKVGKGMYIIPLLFAFTPLINGTWLERFEVFGFALMGIMAFSIVMEGYWDKKMNILERVMFAVAAVLLLTPDSAFNMETYLGTIQNTHVVGFIIFAVSMVLHKMLSKEANFYARAN, encoded by the coding sequence ATGATAAAAATAAAATACTTTAAAGAAATCACTTTTGTCTACGCAATCTTTATATCACTATTTCATTTTGGTATAAATATTTGGGGTGGTATTAGTGACTTATGGTTTAACTCCGCGCACTTTGCATTATTAGCTTCTTTAGGATTCTTAACTTATGAAGCAGGAAAAAATGAAAATGAAGTAAGTATTCTTAATATACTTTTTGCAGTTTTATCTCTTGGAACATTTATATATATGATGGCTTTCGAAGAGAGTCTTTATGCTGTTGCAAATGGTCAAATGAGAACAAGTGACTTAATAGTTGCAGCTATGACAATAGGTTTAGCTATTGAAATGGTTAGAAAATCTACGGGATATATTATCCCAGGAATTATAATTTTCTGTATTGCATATTTACTATTTTTAGGTCAACATATTGATGGAATATTTGCATTTGCAGGTATGAATCACGAAAGATTTTTATATAGAATGTTCTATACAAGTGAAGGATTATTTGGGCCAATTGCCACAATTTCTTCTACTTATGTATTTATGTTTATTTTATTCGCTGCTTTCTTACTTAAGTCAGGAGCAGGTGATTTCATCGTAGATGTAGCAAATGCAGTTGCTGGTAAATATACTGGTGGAACTGGTCACGTTGCTGTAATATCATCAGCTATGATGGGAACAATTTCAGGTTCAGCAGTAGCAAATACTGTATCAACTGGATCTATTACAATTCCAATGATGCAAAAAGCAGGATTCAAATCCAAGTTTGCAGCAGCAGTTGAAGCAGCAGCAAGTACAGGTGGACAAATCATGCCTCCAATTATGGGAGCAGGGGCTTTTATTATGGCTCAAATGACACATATTCCATTTGTTACTATTATTTCTGTATCTATTTTACCGGCTATCTTATACTTTGCTTCTATTGCATTTTATATTAATATCCATGCAAAAGAACATAATGTTCAAGGTGAAAAATCAGATGTTAAAATCTTACCAATTTTAAGAGAAGGTTTCCATTTTATTATTCCATTATCAACTTTAGTTGGTTTATTAATTTATGGATTTACTCCTACTTATTCAGCTGGTATTGCCATACTTGCTATTGTTTTCTCTTCTTATTTAACAAAAAATAAAAGAATGGGAATCAAAGAGATTTTAGGTGCATTTGCACTTGGGGCTCAAAATATGGTTGTAACGGGAGTATTACTTATTGCTGTTGGTATTATTGTAGGAATTATTAATATCTCTGGTATTGGTATTACATTCTCTCAATTAATCATGGAATGGTCGGGTAACTCATTACTTCTTGCAATTGTATTAATTGCTATTGCTTCATTAATCTTAGGAATGGGATTACCAGTAACTGCATCATATGTTGTATTATCTGTATTATCAGCACCAGCACTTGTAGGACTTATGTTAAGCCCTGAAATGGCAGCTTTAGTAAATGCAGGAATTCAAATACCTGAAGTTACTATGTATTTATTATCCGCACACTTGATAATCTTCTGGTTATCTCAGGATTCTAACCTTACACCACCTGTATGTCTAGCCGCATTTGCAGCAGCTGCAATTGCAAAGACACCACCAATGGCTACGGGTTTAACAGCTTGGAAAGTAGGAAAAGGAATGTATATTATTCCTCTATTATTTGCCTTTACTCCACTTATTAATGGTACTTGGTTAGAGCGGTTTGAAGTATTTGGATTCGCATTAATGGGAATCATGGCTTTCTCTATTGTTATGGAAGGTTACTGGGATAAAAAGATGAATATTTTAGAGAGAGTTATGTTTGCAGTAGCTGCAGTATTATTATTAACTCCTGATAGTGCATTTAATATGGAAACATATTTAGGGACAATTCAAAATACACATGTTGTAGGATTTATAATCTTTGCAGTATCAATGGTTTTACACAAAATGTTATCAAAGGAAGCGAATTTTTATGCAAGAGCTAATTAA